One window of Pseudacidobacterium ailaaui genomic DNA carries:
- a CDS encoding ABC transporter ATP-binding protein — MLQKLRPLFPYLRRYRRGFFWGGVSVVLSNLIWIFFPQIIRIAIDDLNQGVTERKIWLYAGLLVAVSLAKGVFLYLTRWIIIGLSRDIEFDLRNDLFLQLEKQPAAWYQQHRTGDIMARMTNDLNAVRMLLGPAIMYSANTLLFSLGALYFLLKISPFLTLVALVPLPLASVLVQTMGRRIHERFERIQAMYSDISAQAQENFSGARLVRAFAQEEAQIAAFEKSNQEYIRRALRLVQLMGMLWPTLEFILGLALAITLLVGGHEVLSHRISVGDFVAFNTYMLMLTWPIIALGWVVNLVQRGTASVARIDALLKAKPAIDDRTADPSVPPNHRLRGEIEFRDLSFSYSNQEGRPVEVLHNISLRVPAGTSLALVGPTGSGKTTLVQLIARVYDAPPGTLFIDGRPIGDYPLDVLRASIGFVPQETFLFSETIQENIAFGAPQADLDQVLRAAEAAHIRREFEEFPRGFQTMVGERGVTLSGGQKQRTALARAILRNPSILVLDDALASVDTYTEERILEELHELMQGRTTVLISHRISTVRHASQIAVLVHGRIVELGTHEELLARNGHYASLFQKQLLEEELAVTG, encoded by the coding sequence ATGCTTCAGAAACTCCGGCCCCTCTTCCCTTATCTCCGCCGTTACCGCAGAGGCTTCTTCTGGGGAGGGGTCTCTGTGGTCCTCAGCAACCTTATCTGGATCTTCTTCCCCCAGATCATCCGTATCGCCATTGATGACCTCAATCAGGGCGTCACGGAAAGAAAAATCTGGCTCTACGCCGGCCTGCTCGTCGCTGTCTCCCTTGCCAAAGGGGTCTTCCTGTATCTCACCCGCTGGATCATCATCGGCCTCTCGCGGGACATCGAATTTGACCTGCGCAACGACCTCTTCCTGCAGCTGGAAAAGCAGCCGGCCGCATGGTACCAGCAGCACCGCACCGGCGACATCATGGCGCGCATGACCAATGATCTGAACGCCGTCCGTATGCTCTTAGGACCGGCCATCATGTACAGCGCCAATACACTGCTCTTCTCCCTGGGGGCACTCTACTTCCTGCTCAAGATCAGCCCCTTCCTCACCCTGGTGGCCCTGGTCCCCCTTCCCCTGGCCAGCGTCCTGGTGCAGACCATGGGACGCAGGATTCACGAACGCTTCGAGCGCATCCAGGCCATGTATTCGGACATCTCCGCCCAGGCCCAGGAAAACTTCTCCGGCGCGCGCCTGGTCCGCGCTTTTGCCCAGGAAGAGGCCCAGATCGCTGCCTTTGAAAAATCCAACCAGGAATACATCCGTCGCGCCCTGCGCCTGGTCCAGCTCATGGGTATGCTCTGGCCTACCCTGGAGTTCATTCTCGGCCTCGCCCTGGCCATCACTCTGCTCGTCGGCGGACACGAAGTCCTCTCCCACCGCATCAGCGTCGGCGACTTCGTCGCCTTCAACACCTATATGCTCATGCTCACCTGGCCCATCATCGCCCTCGGATGGGTCGTCAACCTGGTCCAGCGCGGTACCGCTTCGGTCGCCCGTATTGATGCATTACTGAAGGCCAAACCCGCCATCGACGACCGCACCGCCGACCCCTCCGTTCCGCCCAATCATAGGCTGCGCGGTGAGATCGAGTTCCGGGACCTCAGCTTTTCCTACTCCAACCAAGAGGGCCGCCCCGTTGAGGTACTGCACAACATCTCGCTCCGCGTCCCGGCCGGCACCAGCCTGGCACTGGTTGGCCCCACCGGGTCGGGAAAAACGACCCTGGTCCAGCTCATCGCCCGCGTCTATGATGCGCCCCCAGGGACCCTCTTCATTGACGGTCGGCCCATCGGCGACTATCCGCTCGACGTTCTGCGCGCCAGCATCGGCTTCGTTCCTCAGGAGACCTTTCTCTTCAGCGAAACCATTCAGGAAAACATCGCCTTCGGCGCGCCTCAGGCCGATCTCGACCAGGTCCTCCGCGCTGCGGAAGCCGCCCATATCCGCCGCGAGTTTGAAGAATTTCCTCGCGGATTCCAGACCATGGTCGGCGAGCGTGGCGTCACGCTCTCCGGCGGCCAAAAGCAGCGCACGGCACTGGCCCGAGCCATCCTGCGCAATCCTTCCATCCTGGTCCTCGATGATGCCCTGGCCAGCGTGGATACGTATACGGAAGAGCGCATCCTCGAAGAGCTCCACGAGCTGATGCAGGGCCGCAC
- a CDS encoding carboxypeptidase-like regulatory domain-containing protein, whose amino-acid sequence MKTQKRLISSISLCAVVLLLVITAANRLHAQAGVTASLSGTVVDPSGAVIPNAIVTLKNLTTNDTRQSQSNGSGDFTFSALPVGDYEIDIAAQGFQNFKEAGIHLDPGDQRSLRTLQLTPGAATQTVQVKEATEAITLDSGEASTLISAQDIQNLSVEGRDVTELLKILPGFAITNGNNNITNTTYDPSQVTVTGAYGSYSGEGTISSSVALLYNGVDVTDPGAYASMLQNINYDQVSEVKVQTSSIAADQAHGPIVINAVGISGGPRFHGSLYTYARTYQLDSTDWLSNYTNQPKPTDREVYPGFTLGGPVLIPGTGFNHSRRLTFFAGAEDYAQRNEYAYGNSSSAILSALVPTAGMRNGDFSQTQINQYLGPLVNSATYANLSQVPATGKNGAPLTNGQLGSNIDSVNQLLLNTLPLPNTATTSQGYNYIITNLVNNDLWQAQGRIDDAISDKNKLFIMYSTERGKAGVPQVEYYSPRGSMGGTNTPGGGLLSDLNTQIGSLNWTTLFSPTLTNEFYLSGAWFNNAFVAKNFSALTLNGAWKNQGLFNNGSKVIPEFQDYGYDGLPVNLYPDTTFGGIYAKKWVRTGGDNLTKVLGHHTFRLGFFAQMDTNHQVTPFVTTNGALDLYYFGETYNDPVQGTVHNTGKVGSGNGGNYLADFLEGGVFQYSQTNISPAPNVYFWDIAGYAQDHFRITPWFSIDYGVRLDHFTPWTDAHGVGIPVWMPSTYSTKQNPLLPGFLWHSVDRSVPASGLPSRWAFVEPRVGFAWDVYRNGNTVLRGGFGIYTAHDSSNDIETPASYSIGERSVQITGPILLSSVPSQGPSATAGNAFVPTQNGYGFFPDDDHQPQVYTYNLAIDQKTIFNSLLQISYIGNVSRHLLNNGSTQPTVLDDINALHVGALFGPDPITGVTYPIIGPPGTTTVSGLTTQEVNDFRPYPQYSHLYVARHNINTNYNSLQAIWNKQQGHFLYGVDYTFSKALGVLGADGNGTPADPFNYRNDYGPEAFDRTHIFNATYSYTLGDVVHKRFLAALANRWMISGITTMQSGGNIFAQNNPDFSIGGSLYVLGPNGESLTIPVSNTQLLGTPDVYLMPRQLCNPAVTRGPHQYVNGNCFALPVTTGVNGPYRMPYLHGPAFTDSDLTVQKAFHLGEGRALQFRFAAFNFLNHANTTFTSAVEPSNITLNYSNLVNGNTTTSAVPLPTALATATNTNAAVFGTAPLRTGRRISEMSLKFTF is encoded by the coding sequence GTGAAAACACAGAAAAGGCTCATTTCCAGTATTTCTCTATGCGCAGTCGTTCTTTTGCTGGTAATTACGGCTGCGAACAGACTTCATGCGCAGGCAGGCGTAACAGCCAGTCTCAGCGGTACAGTCGTAGATCCCTCAGGCGCGGTCATCCCAAATGCGATAGTTACACTAAAAAACCTGACGACGAATGACACTCGCCAAAGCCAGAGCAATGGCTCTGGTGACTTTACCTTCTCCGCACTACCGGTAGGCGATTACGAAATTGATATCGCAGCCCAGGGCTTTCAGAATTTTAAAGAGGCCGGGATTCATCTCGATCCCGGCGACCAGCGCAGCCTCCGCACTCTTCAATTGACGCCTGGTGCGGCGACTCAAACAGTTCAGGTCAAAGAGGCTACCGAGGCCATCACACTGGATTCCGGCGAAGCCAGCACTTTAATCTCTGCACAGGACATTCAGAACCTGTCGGTCGAAGGGCGCGACGTTACCGAACTGCTCAAGATACTGCCCGGTTTTGCCATTACAAACGGCAATAACAACATCACAAATACCACCTACGACCCTTCACAGGTCACAGTCACCGGGGCCTATGGTTCCTACTCCGGGGAAGGGACCATCAGCAGCTCTGTTGCCTTGCTCTACAACGGGGTTGACGTGACCGATCCGGGTGCCTATGCCAGCATGTTGCAGAACATCAATTATGACCAGGTCAGCGAGGTCAAAGTACAGACCTCCAGCATTGCAGCCGACCAAGCCCACGGACCCATTGTGATTAATGCGGTCGGCATCTCTGGAGGTCCCCGATTTCACGGCTCCCTCTATACCTATGCCCGCACCTATCAGTTGGATTCAACCGACTGGCTCTCCAATTACACCAACCAGCCCAAACCAACGGACCGCGAAGTCTATCCCGGATTTACTTTAGGTGGTCCCGTGCTCATTCCTGGGACAGGTTTCAACCATAGTCGCAGACTTACTTTCTTCGCTGGTGCCGAAGACTACGCGCAACGCAATGAATATGCTTATGGCAATTCAAGCAGCGCCATCCTCTCTGCCCTGGTTCCAACGGCAGGAATGCGCAATGGCGATTTCAGTCAGACACAAATCAACCAATATCTGGGGCCCTTGGTCAATAGTGCTACATATGCCAATCTGAGTCAGGTGCCGGCCACCGGTAAAAATGGTGCTCCTCTCACCAATGGCCAACTCGGATCCAATATCGATTCGGTAAACCAGTTGCTCCTTAACACGCTGCCTTTGCCGAATACTGCAACCACCAGTCAGGGATACAACTACATCATTACCAATCTTGTGAACAATGACCTTTGGCAGGCCCAAGGCCGCATCGACGATGCCATCAGCGACAAAAATAAGTTGTTCATCATGTACAGCACCGAACGGGGCAAGGCCGGCGTACCCCAGGTCGAGTACTACTCTCCGCGCGGAAGCATGGGAGGCACCAATACTCCCGGAGGCGGCCTTCTGAGCGACCTGAATACTCAGATTGGCTCACTGAACTGGACCACACTCTTCAGCCCGACGCTCACCAATGAGTTTTACCTCTCCGGTGCCTGGTTTAATAATGCCTTCGTCGCTAAAAATTTCTCCGCCCTAACGCTCAATGGTGCATGGAAAAATCAGGGCCTTTTTAATAACGGCTCCAAAGTCATTCCTGAATTCCAGGACTATGGCTATGATGGCTTGCCCGTAAACCTCTACCCAGATACCACCTTTGGCGGCATTTACGCCAAGAAGTGGGTCCGCACCGGTGGTGACAACCTAACAAAGGTATTGGGCCACCATACATTCCGTCTCGGGTTTTTCGCCCAGATGGACACCAACCACCAGGTAACTCCCTTCGTCACCACAAACGGTGCGCTTGACCTCTATTACTTTGGTGAAACCTATAACGATCCTGTGCAAGGCACAGTCCATAACACCGGCAAAGTCGGCAGTGGAAATGGAGGCAACTATCTTGCCGACTTTCTGGAAGGGGGTGTGTTCCAGTACTCGCAAACGAATATTTCCCCTGCGCCCAACGTTTACTTCTGGGACATCGCTGGCTACGCGCAAGACCATTTCAGGATCACACCCTGGTTCTCCATCGACTATGGTGTCCGCCTCGATCACTTTACCCCCTGGACCGATGCACACGGTGTTGGAATCCCAGTCTGGATGCCATCCACTTACTCCACCAAACAGAACCCCCTGCTTCCCGGTTTCCTCTGGCACTCGGTGGATCGCAGTGTCCCCGCCTCGGGTCTACCTTCCCGCTGGGCATTTGTTGAACCACGTGTCGGCTTCGCCTGGGACGTGTATCGCAATGGGAATACTGTCCTCCGCGGCGGATTTGGCATTTATACCGCCCACGATTCCTCCAATGACATTGAAACCCCAGCCAGCTATTCCATCGGCGAGCGAAGCGTGCAGATTACAGGACCCATCCTTCTGTCTTCTGTTCCCTCCCAGGGCCCATCGGCAACTGCTGGCAATGCTTTTGTTCCTACCCAGAACGGCTACGGCTTCTTTCCCGATGACGATCACCAGCCCCAGGTTTATACTTACAACCTGGCAATCGACCAGAAAACCATCTTCAACTCGCTGCTTCAGATCTCCTACATCGGAAATGTCAGCCGTCACTTGTTAAACAATGGTTCTACTCAGCCCACCGTGCTGGATGACATCAATGCTCTCCACGTTGGTGCACTCTTTGGGCCCGATCCAATCACAGGTGTTACCTACCCAATCATTGGCCCCCCGGGGACTACCACAGTAAGCGGACTGACAACCCAGGAAGTCAATGACTTCCGCCCGTATCCCCAATACTCTCACCTCTATGTGGCGCGACATAATATCAATACAAACTACAATTCGCTCCAGGCCATTTGGAACAAACAGCAGGGTCACTTTCTCTATGGCGTGGATTACACCTTTTCGAAGGCCCTGGGCGTTCTGGGCGCAGATGGAAACGGGACCCCGGCCGATCCCTTCAACTATCGCAACGATTACGGTCCCGAAGCCTTCGACCGTACGCACATCTTCAACGCAACGTATTCCTACACCCTCGGAGATGTCGTGCACAAACGCTTTCTGGCAGCACTCGCCAATCGCTGGATGATCTCCGGGATTACCACCATGCAGAGCGGTGGCAATATCTTTGCCCAGAACAATCCTGACTTCTCCATCGGCGGCTCATTGTATGTCCTTGGCCCCAATGGAGAGTCTTTGACGATCCCGGTCAGCAATACTCAGCTTCTTGGAACCCCTGACGTTTATTTGATGCCGCGCCAGCTGTGCAATCCGGCTGTTACACGTGGCCCACATCAATATGTAAACGGGAATTGTTTTGCTCTGCCAGTAACCACAGGTGTCAACGGGCCCTATCGTATGCCTTACCTTCATGGACCTGCATTTACAGACAGCGATCTCACTGTGCAAAAAGCCTTCCATTTGGGTGAAGGCCGTGCCCTCCAATTCCGCTTCGCCGCATTTAACTTTCTCAATCATGCCAACACGACCTTTACCAGCGCTGTAGAACCCAGCAATATCACCCTGAACTACAGCAATCTTGTCAACGGAAATACGACAACCTCTGCAGTCCCGCTCCCCACCGCCCTGGCAACGGCAACCAATACAAATGCCGCGGTCTTTGGAACTGCTCCGCTCCGAACTGGACGGCGTATTTCCGAAATGTCATTGAAGTTCACTTTTTAA
- the lptG gene encoding LPS export ABC transporter permease LptG, whose protein sequence is MRILTRYVLREVISHALIGGVLFTFVLFMKELGPLVELAVRNTTSLSTVFEVFLLMLPNMLTVTIPMAVLVGILLGLSRLAADSEITAMRASGIGVWRFVGIVAVVAVCAWCLGMANSLYLAPKASARLLHLEDNLKNTQATYEIQPRVFYEDLKNAVLYVEDVRAGTGASNWHQVFLADLTDPTAPKVTTAEEATVVSSDNQGLIMRLRNGAQHEISSGKPDGYTVSTFDQTDMHFESESTSDPHLGHSDAPVLAMSNRELLERARKGGHWYQIELQKRFAYPAACLVLMLVGVPLGISSKRGGKSAGFVLTILLVFIYYFLSSTGIALARQHKLPIFLGVWAANLLFGVCGIFFLRQMSTGGAAVAAVASISLRTRPLKSAAADLPQPQERTVSRRHIRGRFPLILDEYILRQFLGTFLMVLVAFVMLMLVFTFFELLGDIIRNQTPLIIVGEYLINLTPNMVYNLTPLSVLISVLVVFGLLNRTNEITAMKATGISLYRMIVPVLVIASVLALSLFIFDELYLPSANRKQEELRNIIKGRPAQTYQSLDRKWMFGNQQRGKPGRIFYYEFFDAYNDRFANITVFEFDPATFSLTRRIFAASAHWDPQWNRWIFEHGWERSFDGDEITGYKTFEVNTFPEVTEPPSYFKQELRPSQEMSFNELRRYIQALRQSGFDTMRLRVQLNRKVAYPLITLVMAILAIPFALSMGRKGSLAGIAVAIGMAIAYMFVDGTFEAMGNVNLLPAFLAAWSPDVLFGLAGSYLLLRTHT, encoded by the coding sequence GTGCGTATCCTCACCCGTTATGTTCTGCGCGAGGTCATTTCCCATGCCCTGATCGGGGGTGTGCTGTTCACCTTTGTCCTCTTCATGAAGGAGCTGGGGCCGCTGGTCGAGCTTGCCGTGCGCAACACCACCTCCCTCAGCACGGTCTTTGAAGTCTTCCTTCTCATGCTGCCCAACATGCTTACCGTCACCATTCCCATGGCGGTCCTGGTGGGCATACTCCTCGGCCTCAGCCGCCTTGCCGCAGACAGTGAAATCACCGCCATGCGCGCCTCCGGCATTGGGGTCTGGCGCTTTGTCGGCATCGTGGCCGTAGTGGCCGTCTGCGCCTGGTGCCTGGGCATGGCCAACAGCCTGTATCTGGCGCCGAAGGCCTCCGCCCGGCTGCTCCATCTGGAAGACAACCTGAAAAACACCCAGGCCACCTACGAAATCCAGCCACGCGTTTTTTATGAAGATCTGAAGAACGCGGTTCTTTACGTCGAGGACGTGCGGGCCGGCACCGGTGCCTCAAACTGGCACCAGGTCTTTCTCGCCGACCTCACCGATCCCACCGCCCCCAAAGTGACCACCGCCGAAGAAGCCACCGTCGTCAGCAGTGACAATCAGGGCCTGATCATGCGCCTGCGCAACGGCGCGCAGCACGAAATCTCCTCCGGCAAGCCCGACGGATACACCGTCTCCACCTTCGACCAGACCGACATGCACTTTGAGTCAGAGTCCACCTCGGACCCCCATCTCGGTCACAGCGATGCCCCCGTCCTGGCCATGTCCAACCGTGAGCTGCTCGAACGCGCCCGCAAAGGCGGCCACTGGTACCAGATTGAATTGCAAAAGCGCTTCGCTTACCCGGCTGCCTGCCTCGTCCTCATGCTCGTCGGCGTCCCTCTCGGAATCTCCTCCAAACGCGGCGGCAAAAGTGCAGGCTTTGTCCTCACCATCCTTCTCGTCTTCATCTACTACTTTCTCTCTTCTACCGGAATCGCACTAGCCCGCCAGCACAAGCTGCCCATCTTCCTCGGCGTCTGGGCCGCCAATCTCCTCTTCGGCGTCTGCGGAATTTTCTTCCTTCGCCAGATGTCTACCGGGGGCGCCGCCGTTGCTGCCGTTGCCTCCATCAGCCTCAGGACCCGGCCCCTGAAGTCCGCCGCCGCCGACCTGCCCCAACCGCAGGAGAGGACCGTCTCGCGCCGCCACATCCGCGGCCGCTTTCCCCTCATCCTCGACGAATACATCCTGCGCCAGTTTCTCGGCACATTTCTCATGGTCCTCGTCGCCTTCGTCATGCTGATGCTGGTCTTTACCTTCTTCGAGCTGCTCGGCGACATCATCCGCAACCAGACACCCCTCATCATCGTCGGCGAATACCTCATCAACCTCACGCCGAACATGGTCTATAACCTCACGCCCCTCAGCGTGCTGATTTCCGTGCTGGTCGTCTTCGGACTGCTCAACCGCACCAACGAAATCACCGCCATGAAGGCCACCGGCATCAGTCTTTACCGCATGATCGTGCCTGTGCTGGTCATTGCCTCTGTGCTCGCCCTCTCCCTGTTCATCTTCGATGAGCTCTATCTGCCCTCGGCGAACCGCAAACAAGAAGAGCTGCGCAACATCATCAAAGGCAGGCCCGCCCAGACCTACCAGAGCCTCGACCGCAAATGGATGTTCGGCAATCAACAGCGCGGCAAGCCCGGACGCATCTTTTATTACGAGTTCTTCGACGCCTACAACGACCGCTTTGCCAATATCACCGTCTTTGAATTTGACCCGGCCACCTTTTCCCTCACTCGCCGGATCTTCGCCGCCAGCGCCCACTGGGACCCGCAGTGGAACCGCTGGATCTTCGAGCATGGCTGGGAACGCAGCTTTGATGGCGATGAAATTACCGGCTACAAAACCTTCGAGGTCAATACCTTTCCTGAGGTCACCGAACCGCCCTCGTACTTCAAGCAGGAGCTGCGCCCGTCCCAGGAAATGAGCTTTAATGAGCTGCGCCGCTACATTCAGGCCCTCCGCCAGAGCGGATTTGACACCATGCGCCTCCGCGTCCAGCTCAACCGCAAAGTGGCCTATCCTCTCATCACCCTTGTCATGGCCATCCTCGCCATCCCCTTTGCCCTGTCGATGGGAAGAAAGGGTTCGCTTGCCGGAATCGCCGTGGCCATCGGCATGGCCATCGCCTACATGTTCGTTGACGGGACCTTTGAAGCCATGGGCAATGTCAACCTTCTGCCGGCCTTCCTCGCCGCCTGGTCGCCAGATGTCCTCTTCGGACTGGCGGGCAGCTATCTGCTCCTGCGCACCCATACCTGA
- a CDS encoding metal-sensitive transcriptional regulator, whose protein sequence is MSKKTDHAHCACGDQRKAVQVDPEIKAATLRRLARIAGQVRGIQKMVEEERYCADILVQISSVQEALRGTSRHLMYNHLKHCATDAIRKGPESAEQMYNEVLDLIYKHSR, encoded by the coding sequence ATGAGCAAAAAAACAGACCACGCCCACTGCGCCTGCGGAGACCAGCGCAAGGCCGTTCAGGTTGATCCCGAAATCAAAGCCGCCACCCTGCGCCGCCTCGCACGCATCGCCGGACAGGTCCGCGGCATCCAGAAGATGGTCGAAGAGGAGCGCTACTGCGCTGACATCCTCGTGCAGATCTCCTCTGTACAGGAAGCTTTGCGCGGGACCAGCCGTCACCTGATGTACAACCACCTGAAGCACTGCGCCACAGATGCAATTCGAAAAGGCCCCGAAAGCGCCGAGCAGATGTACAACGAGGTCCTCGATCTCATCTACAAGCACTCCCGCTGA
- a CDS encoding heavy metal translocating P-type ATPase: MPWPSRAIPPIWSSAMPGPAKTAAKSPAKTLVLPISGMSCAACQVHVERALRQTPGVNDAQVNLMDHRARVTYDPEVAQPEHLVHAVREAGYDAVVPQEHGQTHGHQHAHDDAGNEATLKLRAIATLAAGALAMVLSLPLMHTHEAWMRIFPWLDRIPHPALAYALMGITLLGMFWAGLPIYRGAWRAALHGSSNMNTLVSLGTLAAFLDSALATLAPRLFLRHGLHPDVYYDSVLLILGFLLLGKWLESRARRRTLDALEAFARMQPQTVRLLRDGLEVEVPLAEVHPGDIFLVRPGERIPVDGVVTAGASSVDESLITGESVPVPRQTGDRIIGGSVNFDGVLTGRATSLGAESVLGQMLRLMEQAQSSRAPMQQLADRVSSVFVPVVLALAAVTFIVWAWVVPSGEVSRAFATAVTVLVIACPCAMGLAVPAALTVAIGRAAQLGILFKGGESIERLARVDTIVFDKTGTLTEGRPRITAIHPASGWDTQQLLSVAAALEQHSEHPLARAVMERARTEGISPSPAADLHVVPGKGLTGTIQGKWAAAGNAALMRDLGISVPAGSASVATLLYLALDQTCIGHLEAQDTLRAGAQQAVASLHTLGLRTVMLTGDHQQAAAAMARELGIDDFRAELLPEEKLSAIRQMQKAGRKIAMVGDGINDAAALAQADAGLAIGTGADLAREAGDAVLLHGNPRQVVEAIRLARQTLRVMRQNLAWAMAYNLIGLPLAAGLLYPALGILLSPVIASAAMALSSVSVLSNSLRLKGFHP, translated from the coding sequence ATGCCCTGGCCAAGTCGGGCTATTCCGCCCATCTGGAGTAGCGCCATGCCCGGGCCCGCGAAAACCGCCGCGAAATCCCCTGCGAAAACCCTTGTACTGCCCATCTCAGGCATGAGCTGCGCCGCCTGTCAGGTCCACGTCGAAAGGGCCCTTCGCCAGACTCCGGGCGTCAACGATGCGCAGGTGAACCTAATGGACCATCGCGCCCGCGTCACCTATGATCCCGAGGTCGCGCAGCCCGAACACCTCGTTCATGCCGTCCGTGAAGCCGGATACGACGCCGTGGTGCCCCAGGAGCATGGACAGACGCATGGACACCAGCACGCCCATGACGATGCCGGCAACGAAGCCACCCTGAAGCTGCGCGCCATCGCCACCCTCGCCGCAGGGGCACTCGCCATGGTGCTCTCCCTGCCTCTCATGCATACGCATGAAGCCTGGATGCGCATCTTTCCCTGGCTCGATCGCATTCCGCACCCGGCGCTTGCCTATGCCCTGATGGGCATCACCCTCCTCGGCATGTTCTGGGCCGGGCTGCCGATCTACCGTGGGGCCTGGCGGGCCGCTCTCCACGGCTCCAGCAACATGAATACGCTGGTTTCTCTGGGCACGCTCGCGGCATTTCTCGATTCAGCCCTGGCCACCCTCGCACCACGGCTTTTCCTGCGGCATGGCCTCCACCCCGATGTCTACTATGACTCCGTCCTTCTGATTCTTGGCTTTCTTCTGCTTGGCAAGTGGCTGGAGTCGCGGGCGCGGCGCCGCACCCTGGATGCTCTGGAGGCCTTCGCCAGAATGCAGCCACAGACCGTCCGCCTCCTCCGTGACGGCCTTGAAGTCGAGGTCCCGCTGGCTGAGGTCCATCCCGGAGACATCTTCCTCGTCCGCCCTGGGGAACGCATTCCCGTAGACGGCGTCGTGACCGCCGGCGCCAGTAGCGTGGACGAGTCCCTCATCACCGGCGAATCGGTCCCGGTCCCGCGCCAGACCGGCGACCGCATCATCGGCGGGTCCGTCAATTTTGATGGCGTGCTCACCGGCCGCGCCACCTCGCTGGGGGCCGAAAGCGTCCTCGGCCAGATGCTGCGCCTCATGGAGCAGGCCCAATCTTCGCGCGCACCCATGCAGCAGCTTGCTGACCGCGTCAGCTCTGTCTTTGTTCCCGTCGTGCTTGCTTTGGCTGCGGTCACCTTCATCGTCTGGGCGTGGGTGGTCCCCTCCGGAGAAGTCAGCCGTGCCTTTGCCACTGCCGTCACCGTGCTGGTCATCGCATGTCCCTGCGCCATGGGGCTGGCCGTTCCTGCTGCCCTCACCGTCGCCATCGGACGCGCCGCCCAGCTTGGCATCCTCTTCAAAGGCGGCGAAAGCATCGAGCGACTTGCCCGCGTCGATACCATCGTCTTTGACAAGACCGGGACCCTGACCGAAGGCAGGCCCCGGATCACTGCCATCCATCCGGCCAGCGGATGGGACACGCAACAGCTTCTCTCCGTCGCCGCGGCCCTCGAACAGCACTCCGAGCACCCTCTGGCCCGCGCCGTGATGGAGCGCGCCCGGACCGAGGGCATCTCTCCCTCCCCTGCCGCTGACCTCCATGTCGTCCCCGGAAAAGGCCTGACCGGGACCATCCAGGGCAAATGGGCCGCAGCAGGAAATGCCGCCCTCATGCGGGACCTCGGCATCTCCGTCCCTGCCGGTTCGGCGTCGGTGGCCACCCTTTTGTACCTCGCGCTGGACCAGACCTGCATCGGCCATCTGGAAGCGCAGGACACCCTGCGTGCCGGCGCACAGCAGGCCGTGGCCTCGCTGCACACGCTGGGACTCCGCACCGTCATGCTCACCGGCGACCATCAGCAGGCCGCCGCCGCCATGGCCCGCGAGCTCGGGATCGACGATTTCCGCGCCGAGCTCCTTCCTGAGGAGAAACTTTCCGCCATTCGCCAGATGCAAAAGGCGGGCCGCAAGATCGCCATGGTGGGCGACGGCATCAACGATGCGGCCGCTCTCGCCCAGGCCGACGCCGGCCTTGCCATCGGCACGGGTGCCGACCTCGCCCGCGAAGCCGGCGACGCCGTGCTGCTGCACGGCAATCCGCGCCAGGTAGTGGAAGCCATCCGTCTCGCCCGTCAGACCCTGCGCGTCATGCGCCAGAACCTTGCCTGGGCCATGGCCTATAACCTCATCGGGCTCCCCCTGGCCGCCGGCCTTCTCTATCCCGCACTTGGCATCCTGCTCAGCCCGGTCATCGCCAGCGCTGCCATGGCCCTCAGTTCTGTCAGCGTCTTGAGCAACAGTCTGCGATTGAAAGGTTTTCATCCATGA
- a CDS encoding heavy-metal-associated domain-containing protein, with product MKDLTLHIDGMHCGACVRRVTQALSNIPNAQVLEVRVGGARLSVPDTLAPSTILDALAKSGYSAHLE from the coding sequence ATGAAAGATCTCACGCTCCACATTGATGGAATGCACTGCGGTGCCTGCGTCCGCCGCGTCACCCAGGCCCTCAGCAACATTCCCAATGCCCAGGTGCTGGAAGTGCGGGTAGGCGGGGCGCGTCTTTCTGTGCCCGACACCCTGGCCCCTTCCACCATCCTTGATGCCCTGGCCAAGTCGGGCTATTCCGCCCATCTGGAGTAG